Proteins from a genomic interval of Garra rufa chromosome 4, GarRuf1.0, whole genome shotgun sequence:
- the kcnk5a gene encoding potassium channel subfamily K member 5a has product MSQEGWTYIEGLYFSFVTLTTIGFGDLVAGVDPNADYPTLYRYFVEVWIYLGLAWLSLFFNWKVRMVVEAHKALKKRRKRRRLSLDELQRIKESHKTLHLPPTPNDVNIFSFLSKKKEGYNDLIKQIGAEKEGEDQCVSFITGNKNKATNRSKSCSDSLSINGNSILSLDRSPRQKRRYSFSDRVTVALSKSRSYLLSQGECLLMNEMHGEEETNTDLDCLKMYENQLDKEAGENNECLDRGGCSDCRISKRWDSKSYQTFMFPNANITFIDEENLLNNLEDDDNDFMPKFSTADETDFKEEQGSESETSVFTTDGSDHGHSYEQLVEEYSKEDNTDI; this is encoded by the exons ATGTCTCAAGAAGGCTGGACCTATATTGAGGGCTTGTATTTTTCTTTTGTCACTTTGACAACTATTGGATTTGGTGATCTTGTAGCAG gTGTTGACCCCAATGCTGACTACCCTACTCTGTATCGGTACTTTGTAGAGGTTTGGATTTATCTTGGTCTGGCATGGCTGTCTTTGTTTTTCAATTGGAAGGTGCGTATGGTTGTGGAGGCTCACAAAGCTCTAAAGAAGCGCCGTAAAAGGCGCAGACTTTCTCTGGATGAGTTACAGCGCATCAAAGAAAGTCATAAGACCTTACATCTGCCACCAACCCCCAATGATGTCAACATCTTTAGCTTCCTGTCCAAGAAAAAAGAAGGTTACAATGACTTAATCAAGCAGATAGGTGCCGAGAAGGAAGGAGAAGATCAATGTGTCAGCTTCATCACCGGCAACAAAAATAAAGCAACAAACCGCTCAAAGAGCTGCAGTGATAGTCTTTCCATTAATGGAAATTCTATTCTCAGTCTAGACCGCTCACCTCGACAGAAGCGCCGCTATAGCTTCAGTGACAGAGTTACAGTGGCTCTTTCAAAATCCAGGAGCTACCTTCTTAGCCAAGGGGAATGTCTTCTCATGAATGAAATGCATGGGGAAGAAGAGACCAACACTGATCTAGACTGTCTAAAAATGTATGAGAATCAGCTGGACAAGGAGGCAGGAGAGAACAACGAATGCCTCGACCGTGGAGGCTGCAGTGATTGCCGGATCTCCAAAAGATGGGACTCCAAAAGTTACCAGACCTTCATGTTTCCCAATGCCAACATTACCTTCATTGATGAAGAGAATTTGCTGAACAACCTAGAGGATGATGATAATGACTTTATGCCTAAGTTCTCAACTGCAGATGAGACAGATTTCAAAGAGGAACAGGGCTCAGAATCTGAGACCTCCGTATTCACCACAGACGGGTCGGACCATGGCCACTCCTATGAACAGCTGGTGGAAGAGTATTCCAAAGAAGACAACACTGACATTTGA